The window CGCGCACGACGCGCGCCGGCGTCGGACGCGTCAGCCAGCGGCGCTTGAGCTCGAGCAGGTCGTCGGCCACGGTCGCATCCAGCGCCCGCTGCAGCAGCGGCAGCAGCGCCGCGTGACGAGACGACACCGCGATGCCGTGCTCCTGGCGCAAGCCGGCCGCCGTGCCGGTGATCTGCACGTCGCTGCGCGGCGATTCGGCCAGCAGCACCGCCGCGGTGATGACGTCGGCCAGTGCCGCGTCGGCGCCGCCGCTCGCGACGCGCTCGACGCAGTTCGGCAGCGGATCGCAAGCCACCAGCTCGATGCCGGGGTAGCGCGCGGCGATCAACGGTCGCGCGAAATGCGCGGGTGGCAGCGCCAGGCGCCGGCCGACGAGCTGCTCCAGACCCCAGGCGCTGCCGCCGGGGCGGCCCAGCAGCACCATCGGGTGCTCGATGTAGGGACCGATGAAGCGCACCGTGTCGGCCGGCGTGGCCACCGCCGACAGGCCGAGCGCGAGGTCGACCTCTCCGCGCTGCAGCGCCGCCAGCGCCTCGGTGGCGCCGCTCGCGCGCCAGGTGCCGGACACGAGCCCGAGGCGTCCGAGCACCGCGCGCAGCACGTCGACCGACAGGCCCTGCGGCCGGCCATCGGCGTCGAGCACCGCGAACGGCAGCCGCCCGTCCACCACGGCGACATTCAGCGGCCGCTGCGCGGTGAGCAGCGCGCGCTCGGGGTCGTCCAGGCGCAGCGGCTCGGCGCGTCGCGCGAAATGCGGCTCCGCACGCCATCGGCCGATGATGAACTCGCGCGTCTCGGCGCCCATGCCCGCCAACGCCGCCGAGAGCGAGTCGAGCCGGGCGGCGCCGGCCTTCGGTGCCGCGAAATGCAGCGCGCCGCTCGGCAACGCCAGCGTGCGCACCAGCCGCAAGCCGGCGAGGCGCTCACGCTCGATGGTGCCGACGAGTACCGGCTGCGCCTCGATCATCACGTCGGCACGGCCCTGCTGCACGGCCCGCAGGCCGTCGGCGATGCTGGCCACCGGCACCCGCTGCGCCAGCGGGAACAGCTCGCGCGCATTGGCCTCGGCGGCGTAGCCGGCCACGGTGGCCAGACGCCGGCCGTTCAGGTCGGCCGCGAGCGAGCCCGACGGATCGCTCGCGCGGGTGACGACCGCCTGCTCGATCAGCGCATACGGCACCGAGAACGCCAGCGTCGGCTCGCGTTCGGCGTTGCGGGCCATCGACGAGGCGAGGTCGAGCCGCCCGGCGCGCAGATCGCGCTCGAGCGCCACGAAGTCGGTGTAGCGCACCGGCTCCACCTGCACCCCGAGCGCGGGCGCCAGCCGGCGCAGCATTTCCAGATCGGCGCCCCCGGCCTCGCTGCCCTCGGGCCAGATTTGGAACGGCGGGAAATCCGCCAGCATCCCGTAGCGCAGCGGCGATGGCGACGCGGCGCTGCAGGCGAGCGCACACAGGCCGAGCACGGACCCGGCCAGCCATCGCAGCGCCCGCGGCAAGCCGCTACGCATCTTCGTCCCGCAGCGTCAAAGGCCACCCTCCCTGGGTCGCTCCCCGATCGACGTTAGCACGGCCTGCGCGGCAGCGCGCGCGCCGTCGGGGCCGAAAAGCCCGCAGAATCCGCTCCAAGGCTGGGGACCCGGAAATGACACTGACCGAACTGCGCTACATCGTGGCCGTCGCCCGCGAGCGCCATTTCGGCCGCGCGGCGGAGGCCTGCTTCGTCTCGCAGCCGACGCTCAGCGTCGCGATCAAGAAGCTCGAGGACGAGCTCGACGTCAAGATCTTCGAGCGCGGCAGCAACGAGATCTCCACCACGCCGCTGGGCGAGGAGATCGTGCGCCAGGCGCAGTCGGTCATCGAGCAGGCACAGGCCATCAAGGAGATCGCCAAGCGCGGCCAGGACCCGCTGGCCGGCGCGCTGCGGCTGGGCATCATCTACACGATCGGTCCCTACCTGCTGCCTGATCTGGTGAGGCACGCGATCGACATGTTCCCGCAGATGCCGCTGATGCTGCAGGAGAACTTCACCGTCAAGCTGCTCGACATGCTGCGCACCGGCGAACTCGACGCGGCCATCATGGCCGAGCCCTTCCCCGACACCGGCCTCGCCATCGCGCCGCTCTACGACGAACCCTTCGTCGTCGCCTGCCCGGCCATCCATCCGCTGGCCAAGCGCGAGAGCGTCTCGTCGGAGGAGCTGAAGAAGGAGACGATGCTGCTGCTCGGCACCGGCCACTGCTTCCGCGACCACGTGCTCGAGGTGTGCCCGGAGTTCGCGCGCTTCTCGAGCGACGCCGAGGGCATCCGCAAGAGCTTCGAGGGCTCGTCGCTCGAGACCATCAAGCACATGGTCGCCTCCGGCATGGGCGTGACCGTGGTACCGCAGCTCAGCGTGCCGAAGGAGCCGCAGCCGCACCTGCGCTATGTGCCCTTCAGCGCGCCGCTGCCAACGCGCCGCGTGGTGCTCGCGTGGCGGCGCACCTTCACGCGCTACGAGGCCATCGCCGCGCTGCGCAACGCCATCTACGCCTGCGAACTGTCGGGCGTCACCCGCCTGACCCCCTGAGCGCCCGCGGCTATCGCCGCCATTGCCGCACCGTCATTGATCGGGCGGGATGCGCCTCCTAAACTGGCCGCGAAACATCGTGGACAACCTCTGGAGACTTGCATGGCGACCGAATCGAAGTGCCCGTTCAACCACGCCGCCGGCGGCGGCACGACCAACCAGGACTGGTGGCCCTCCCAGTTGCGGCTGGAGCTGCTGAACCAGCACTCGAGCAAGTCCGATCCGCTGGGTGCCGGCTTCGATTACGCCGAAGAGTTCAAGAAGCTCGACTACTTCGCGCTCAAGAAGGACCTGCTGGCGCTGATGACCGATTCGCAGGACTGGTGGCCGGCCGACTTCGGCCACTACGGCCCGCAGTTCGTGCGCATGGCCTGGCACGCCGCCGGCACCTACCGCACGGCCGACGGCCGCGGCGGCGGCGGCCGCGGGCAGCAGCGCTTCGCGCCGCTCAACAGCTGGCCCGACAACGTGAACATCGACAAGTCGCGCCGCCTGCTGTGGCCGATCAAGCAGAAGTACGGCCAGCGCATCAGCTGGGCTGACCTGCTGATCCTGACCGGCAACGTGGCGCTGGAGTCGATGGGCTTCCGCACGTTCGGCTTCGCCGGCGGCCGAGAGGACGTGTGGGAACCCGACAACGACGTGAACTGGGGCAACGAGACCACCTGGCTGGCCACCGACAAGCGCTTCACCGGCGACCGTGATCTCGACCAGCCACTGGCCGCCACCCACATGGGCCTGATCTACGTGAACCCCGAGGGTCCCAACGCCAGCGGCGATCCGCTTGCCGCCGCCAAGGACATCCGCGCGACCTTCGGCCGCATGGCGATGGACGACGAGGAGATCGTGGCGCTGATCGCCGGCGGCCACACCTTCGGCAAGGCGCACGGCGCCGCGCCCGAATCGCACAAGGGTCCCGAGCCCGAAGGCGCGCCGCTCGAGGCGCAGGGCCTGGGCTGGACCAGCAGCTTCGGCAGCGGCCACGGCAAGGACACCGTCTCCAGCGGCCTGGAGGTCACCTGGACCACCACGCCGGCGCGCTGGAGCAACGACTTCTTCGAGCACCTGTTCAAGTTCGAATGGGAGCTGACGCAATCGCCCGCCGGCGCGAAGCAGTGGACGGCCAAGGATGCGCCGGAGATCATTCCCGACGCGCACGTCCCCGGCAAGAAGCTCAAGCCGACGATGCTCACCACCGACCTGACGCTGCGCGTCGACCCCGAGTTCGAGAAGATCTCGCGCCGTTTCCTCGACAACCCGCAGGGCTTCGCCGACGCCTTCGCGCGCGCGTGGTTCAAGCTCACCCACCGCGACATGGGCCCGAAGGTGCGCTACCTCGGCCCCGAGGTGCCGAAGGAAGAGCTGCTCTGGCAGGACCCGCTGCCCCCGGCCACGCTGCCGGCGCCGAATGCCGCCGACGTCGCCGAGCTGAAGGCGAAGATCGCCGCATCGGGCCTGACGGTCGCACAGCTCGTGGCCACCGCCTGGGCCTCGGCCTCCACCTTCCGCGGCGGCGACAAGCGCGGCGGGGCCAACGGCGCGCGCCTTCGCCTGGCACCGCAGAAGGACTGGGAAGCCAACACCCCGGGCGAGCTGGCCAAGGTGCTGGCGACGCTGGAGACCCTCCAGAAGGCCTCGGGCAAGTTCTCGCTGGCCGACGTCATCGTGCTGGCTGGCGGCGTGGGCGTGGAGCAGGCCGCCAAGGCGGCGGGTGTCGGCATCGAGGTGCCGTTCGCCCCCGGTCGCGTCGACGCCACGCAGGAGCAGACCGATGTGGAGTCCTTCGCCTTCCTGGAACCGGTGGCCGACGGCTTCCGCAACTACTTCAAGGGCCCGGGCAGCGTGCCGGTGGAGCACCTGCTGGTCGACAAGGCGCAGCTGCTCACGCTCACCGCTCCCGAGATGACGGTGCTGGTCGGCGGGCTGCGCGTGCTGGGCGCCAACGCCGGCGGCAGCCGGCATGGCGTGTTCACCGACCGGCCGGGCGTGCTGACCCCCGACTTCTTCGTCAACCTGCTCGACATGCGCACAACGTGGCAGCCGGCCAACGGTGTGTACGAGGGCAAGGACCGCCAGACCGGCCAGCAGAAGTGGACCGCGACGCGGGTGGACCTGGCGTTCGGTTCCAACGCCGTGCTGCGCGCGCTGGCCGAGGTGTACGCCAGCGCCGACGGTCAGACCAAGTTCGTGCACGACTTCGTGGCCGCGTGGACCAAGGTCATGAACCTGGACCGCTACGACCTGGCCTGACCCGGCGGCTACAGTTCCAGCCATTCCCATTGACCCAGGAGCAAGCACGATGGCCAAGACCCGTACCGCCACGCCGCCGGTGAACATCGGCATCTCGGAGAAGGACCGCGCGGCGATCGCCAAGGGGCTCAACGCCCTGCTGGCGGACACCTACACGCTCTACCTCACGACCCACAACTTCCACTGGAACGTGACGGGGCCGATGTTCAACACGCTGCACACCATGTTCATGACGCAGTACACCGAGCTGTGGAACGCGGTCGACCCGGTCGCCGAGCGCATCCGTGCGCTGGGCTTCCCGGCCGCCGGCAGCTACGGCCAGTTCGGCAAGCTGAGTTCGCTGAAGGACGCGCCGGCCGAGCCGCCGAAGGCGATGGACATGGTGCGCATCCTCGTCGAGGGCCACGAGGCGGTGGCGCGCACCGCGCGCGGCATCTTCCCGCTGGCCGACAAGGCCTCCGACGAGCCCACCGCCGACCTGCTGACGCAGCGCCTCACGGTGCACGAGCAGGCGGCGTGGATGCTGCGCTCGCTGCTCGAGGAGTGAGCCGACGGCGGGCCGCTACAGCAGCCCGTCGATCGGCAGCCACGACAGCAGCCACACCCACAGCCGCGTGAGCCAGCCGGCCTCGGGCTCCTCGGTCAGCTCGATCGGCTGGCCTTCGGGCGTCTGGCCGCGCCAGCGCAGCGCGTCGGGGCCGCGGTCAGGGTCGCGCGTCACCTGCCAGGCCTGGCGCGGCACCTCGGTGTCGAACGCTTGTCCGATGCGCTGCGCGAGGCCTGGGTGCTCGAGCAATACGCCGATCTCGGTGTTGAGCCAGGCCGAGCGCGGATCGAAGTTGAACGAGCCGATGAACACGCGCTCGCCGTCGACGGCGAAGGTCTTGGCGTGCAGGCTCGCGCGCGACGAACCCAGGCCCAGCAGCCGCCCGCGCGCGCGACCTTCGGGTGCCGGGACCGGCCGCAGTTCGTAGAGCTCCACACCGCCGTCGAGCAGCGCCGGGCGATATGGTGCATAGCCGGCGTGCACCGCCGAGACATCCGTCGCGGCCAGCGAGTTGGTCAGCACGCGCAGCCGCACGCCGCGGTCGTGCAGCGCGGTGAACGCGGCCACGCCGTCGTCGGTGGGCACGAAGTAGGGCGACACGATGTCGATGCTGCGGTCGGCATTGCCCAGCGTGCGGGCCAGCCGCGGCAACATCAGCTCGCTCTCGCCGGCCTGCTTGAGCACCTTGTCGGGCGGGTCGACGAACAGCGTGGAGCGGCCCCAGACGAAGTCGGACGCCTGCGGCCCGCGCTCGCGCCAGCGCTCGACGCGCGGACGCTCGCGCAGGTCCTTCGCGTAGGCGCTGGCCTCGTCGAGCGCCGCCTGCTGCTCGGGCGTGAGCGGCCGGTCGTTGCCGGGCAACAGCAGCGACCGCCGCGGGTAGGCCGAGGCGCTGTTCCAGTAGGCGTCGAAGGACGCCGACACCTCACCGACGATCGGCCCGACCGCGAGCACATCGAGGTCGGCGAACTCCATGTCGGCCGCCGCGCCGAAGTACTCGTCGCCGACATTGCGTCCGCCGAGGATGGTGACCACGCCGTCGGCATTGAACGTCTTGTTGTGCATGCGCCGGTGCAGGCGCGAGAAGTCGGTGGCCAGGTCCCACGCGCGGCCCAGGCCGCGGTGCGGATAGGGGTTGAAGAAGCGCACCTCGGCGCCCGGGTGGGCATCGAGCTGCGACAGCAGCCCGTCGAGCGTGGGGCTGCCGTTGCCGTCGTCGAGCAGCAGGCGCACCCGCACGCCGCGCTCGGCCGCGGCCTGCAGGCGCGTCAGCAGCCAACGGCCGGTGCGGTCGCTGCGCCAGATGTAGGTCTGGATGTCCAGGCTGCTGCCGGCGCGGTCGACCAGCCAGACGCGTGCGGCGAAGGCGTCGAGCCCGCTGTCGAGCGGCACGAAGCCGGAGCGGCCGGGGTGCGCCTGCACCAGCGGCGCGACCTGCGCGGCCAGCGCGCCGGCGGTCGCCGCGGGCAGCGCGGCCTCGTCGGGCAACGGTGGCCGCGAGGGCAGCGAGGAGCAGCCCGCCAGCCCGAGCCAGGCCAGCAGCATCGCCACCCGCCACAGCGTCAGCGGGACAACGCGGTGGCGAGGGCGCGGGGTCGGCAGGTCGGACGCGAACGAGGGCATGGCGGCGGCTTCGCGCCGATGGTGCCATGCCGCACCCATGCGCCCTACACTCGCGGCCGATGTCCGCTGCGCCCGCTCAAGCACACCCGCCTTCGCGCCTGACGCTCTACCGCCAGCTGATCCGCTGGGACCGGCCGGCCGGTTGGCTGCTGCTGTTGTGGCCGACGCTCGGCGCGCTGTGGCTCGCCGCGGGCGGCTTCCCGGGCTGGCACCTGCTGGCGGTGTTCACGCTCGGGACCGTGCTGATGCGCAGCGCCGGCTGCTGCATCAACGACGTCGCCGACCGCGAGTTCGACCGCCACGTGAAGCGCACCGCCGAGCGGCCGGTGACGCGCGGCGCGGTGTCGGTGAAGGAGGCGCTGGCGGTCGGCGCCGTGCTGGCATTGGCCGCGTTCGCGCTGGTGCTCACCACCAACGCGCTGACCATCGCACTGTCGTTCCCGGCGCTGGCCGTCGCGGTGGCCTACCCCTACGCGAAGCGCTGCGTGGCGATGCCGCAGGCGGTGCTGGGCGTGGCCTTCAGCTTCGGCATCCCGATGGCCTTCAGCGCGGTGCGCGGCGGCAACGGCGCCTGGGGCCTGGCTGCGCTGAACGCGGCCGTGCCCTGGTGGGCCTGGGGCCTGCTGATCGGCAACCTGTTCTGGGTGCTGGCCTACGACACCGAGTACGCGATGGTCGACCGCGACGACGACCTGAAGATCGGCATCAAGACCTCCGCCATCACGCTGGGCCGCCACGACGTGACGGCGGTGATGAGCTTCTACCAGCTCTACCTGCTGGCTTGGGGCGCCATCGGCTTCTGGCAGGGACTCGGCGTGGCCTTCGCCGCCGGCCTGGCCGCGGCGGCGGTGCAGGTGGCTTGGCACCACACGCTGATCCGGGACCGCAGCCGCGACGGTTGTTTCAAGGCCTTTCGGCTGAACCACTGGGTGGGGTTTGCGGTGTTTGCGGGGATCGTAGTAGATCTGGGATGGCGTGCGTGATGGGTTGAGTTGGTGATCTGATGGGGCCTCAGTGCCCGCGGGGGGCTCGTGGCATGGGATTTGTGTGTCCCGGCAGTTGATCTCGACTGCAAGTGCCCGATAGGGTCGCGACGTCCAAACCTAGTTAGGCCTACAAGTGCTCGCCGAAATTACCGACTGGATCGAAGCTCACGAAGTAACGGTCGATCTACTAAAGGCCGCTGCTGTCGTGCTACTTGCATGGGCCTCGGGAGCGTTCTCCTATCTTCGTCGCTTCCGGAGAAAGCCACGCCTCGAAGTCGCATCAACAGCGAGCTTCATTTATGTCGAGCGTCCAAGTGAATCAACCCATCCTCCGAACGCGATGCGCGCGTCGTTCGTTGTCAACGCCTCACTCGTCAACGCTTCGAACGAAAAGATTGTTCTTGACCACTTTGAACTCTCCTATCGATCAAAGGGCTTCTGGCGATCACATCGTCAGCGCCTACTGAGGCTTGGATTCCCAGCGCGCCCACGTAAGAGAGTGGGAGAAATCACGAAATACATGAGCGTGTGGATCACAGAGTATCCACTCGACGAGATCAAGACCGCAGTCATCGACGGCTCTCTCGAACCGAAAGAATCCTGCGGCGGATACTTGCTTTTCACCAGCTTCACGTATGGCGCCTGGAATCCGAAAATCAAAGATGAGCAAGTGCATGTAAGACTTCGAGCCAAGCTAACGTCGCAGCAGTGGCTCAGCAAGTCTGCAAGGCTGCGAGTGGTAACCGACCCCGCAATAGTCGAAGAGTTTTCACCGGGCTTTGTAGAGCATGTCGCCCATGAGTCCACTTGGAACCACGACCTCTCTGTTCGGCGGTAGGCCTTGTATCTTCGCAAATACCGTGGTTGAGGTTTGACCTTCGGAGGATTCGCGACCGGTGCGCGCCCTTAGGGATAGAGCCCCCGCTCCTCACGCGCCGTGAGAATCCGCTCACACGCCACCGCGAAGGTCGCCGTGCGCAGCGTGATCTTGTGCAGGTCGGCGGTGTCCCAGATGCGCCGCAGTGCGTCGACCATGATCTTGTCGAGCCGCACGTTGATCTCGTCCTCGGTCCAGAAGAAGGACGAGAAGTCCTGCACCCACTCGAAGTAGCTGACGGTCACGCCGCCGGCGTTGCAGATGACGTCGGGCACCACCAGCACGCCGCGGTCGCGCAGGATGTCGTCGGCCGCGGGCACCGTGGGGCCGTTGGCGCCTTCGAGCACCAGCCTGGCCTTGATGCGCGCGGCGCGCTCGGCGCTGATCACGCCCTCCAGCGCCGCGGGGATCAGGATGTCGGCGTTCACGTCCCAGAACGATTCGCCGTCCATCGCCTCCGCGCCCTTGAAGCCGCCCACGCCGCCCACCTGCTTCACGTAGGGCACCAGCTCGGCGAGGTCGAGCCCCTTGTCGTTGTAGATGGTCCCGGTGTGGTCCTGCGCCGCAACGATCTTCGCGCCGGCCTGGGCGAACAGCTCTGCAGCGGAGCCGCCCACGTTGCCGAAGCCCTGCACCGCCACACGGGCGCCGTCGAGCGCCAGGCCGAGGCGGCGCGCCGCCTCGCGGCCGGTGACGAACACGCCGCGGCCGGTGGCCTTCACGCGGCCCAGCGAGCCGCCCAGGTGGATGGGCTTGCCGGTGACGACGCCGGTCGCGGTGGCGCCGGTGTTCTGCGAGTAGGTGTCCATCATCCAGGCCATGATCTGGCCGTTGGTGTTGACGTCGGGCGCGGGGATGTCGCGCTGCGGGCCGATGATGATGCCGATCTCGCTGGTGTAGCGGCGCGTCATCTTCTCCAGCTCCTTCTGGGAAAGCTGCTTCGGGTCAACGCGGATGCCACCCTTGGCGCCGCCGTAGGGCAGGTTCACCGCGGCGCACTTCACCGTCATCCAGGCCGACAGCGCCATCACCTCTTCCAGCGTCACGTCGGGGTGGTAGCGCACGCCGCCCTTGCCGGGGCCGCGGCTCAGGTTGTGCTGCACGCGGAAGCCCTCGAAGTGGCGCACCGAGCCGTCGTCCATTTCGATCGGCACGTCGACGATCAGCGCGCGCTTGGGCCGCTTCAGCGTCTCGGCCCATTTGCCGAGGTGCCCCAGGTAGGGGATCACGCGATCGACCTGCGACAGGTAGGTCCCCCAGGGGCTGGTGGGTGACGGCGTGACGTAGGAGAGGAAGCTGCTCAGCTGCGTGGGGTCGGTCTTGGCGCTCATGCGGTGTCCTTGTGGGGTCTGGATGACGCCGCGTTCGTGGCGCGGCCACGAGACTTTAGGCGCCGTCGCACCGCTGCGCCTATCGGGTTGATGCCGGGTTTGCATGCCTGCCGCGGGCGGCGTTCATCGACGCGTGCCCCCTCACCCCGGCCCTCTCCCCCGGTGGCCGGGGGAGAGGAGGCACATCGGCTCAGCCGCCGAACTCGTCGCCCAGCTCGACCGCGCGGCGCTGCGCCGCACGAACAGCGCGCACGATCGCCGCCGGCACGCCGTCGGCCTGCATCGCGACGAGCGCCGCATGCGTGGTGCCGCCGCGCGAGGTGACGCGCTCGCGCAGCACCGACGGCGGCTCGGCGCTCTGCGCCGCCAGCGCGGTGGCGCCGGAGAAGGTGCCGAGCGCCAGCGCCCGGCCCTGCTCGGGCGTCAGGCCCATGTCGCGCGCGGCGTCCATCAGCGCCTCGATGAACAGGAACACGTAGGCCGGGCCGGAGCCCGACAGGGCGGTCACGGCGTCGAGGTCGGCCTCGCGATCGACCCACAGCGTGGCGCCGGTGGGCGCCAGCAGCGCCTCGACGCTGCTGCGCTGGCCGGCGTCGACCTCGGGCCGCGCGTACAGCCCGGCAATGCCCTGGCCGATCAGCGCGGGCGTGTTGGGCATCGCCCGCACCACGCAGCGGTTGCCGGTGGCGGCGACGATGGCGTCGGTGCGGATGCCCGCCATGACGCTGAGCTGGGCGGCCTCGCCCACATGCGGCGCGCAGGGCGCGGCCGCCTCCCGGAAGATCTGGGGCTTCACGGCCCACACCACCAGGCCGGCATCGGCCAGCGCCGGCGTCGCCTGCTCGGTGGCGACGATGCCGAAGGCCTGCTTCAGGCGCTCGCGCTGCTCGGCCCAGGGTTCGACGACCAGGACTTCGTGCGCGTGCACGCCGCTGCGCAACAGGCCGCCGATCAGCGCGCTGGCCATGTTGCCGCCGCCGATGAAGGCGATGGGAGAGGAAAGGTGGTTCATCGGCAACTCCAGGGGCGGGATTTCGATCGGAGTTCGAGTCTAGCCAGCCGGGCGCGTTCCGCGCCGCGCGGCTCAGTGTGCGCCGGCCAGCAGCGCGGCATTGCCGCCGGCCGCCGCGGTGTTGACGGTCACCACCTGCTCGGCACAGAAGCGGTACAGGTAGAGCGGCCCGCCGGCCTTCGGGCCGGTGCCGCTGAGGCCTTCGCCGCCGAAGGGCTGCACGCCGACCACCGCGCCGATCATGTTGCGGTTGACGTAGACGTTGCCGACGCGCGCCGCGTGCGCGATGCGCTGTGCGCGCGAGTCGATGCGCGTCTGGACACCGAGCGTGAGGCGGTAGCCCAGCGCATTGATCTGCGCCACCAGCGCCTCCACGTCGGCCGCACCGCCGTGTGCGGCGGTGCCCGGGCCCCAGCGCACGACGTGCAGCACCGGGCCGAACACCTCCTGGCGCAGGTCGGCCACGCGCGCCAGTTCGTAGGCGCAGGGGGCGATGTGCTGCGCGCCGGCCGGGCCGTCGGGCAGCGCGCGGCGCGCCAGCAGCGTGGCCTCGCGGTCGAGCCGCTCGAGCTGGCGCGTGATGCCGGCGTGCGCCTCGGCATCGATCACCGGGCCGACGTCGGTGGCGTACTCCGCCGGGTCGCCGACGGCCAGCTCCTGCAGCGCGCCGCCGATCATCGCGATCACGCCGTCGGCCACGCCCTCGTGCACGCACAGCAGGCGCAGCGCCGAGCAGCGCTGGCCGGCTGAGCGGAAGGCGCTCTGCACCACGGCATCGGCCACCTGCTCGGGCAGCGCGCTGCTGTCGACCACCATCGCATTGAGGCCGCCGGTCTCGGCGATCAGCGGGACGATGGCGCCGTCCTTCGCAGCGAGCGCGCGCTGGATGTGCTTGGCCACCGGCGTCGAGCCGGTGAAGCACACGCCCGCGGTCAGCGGGTGCGCCACCAGC is drawn from Methylibium petroleiphilum PM1 and contains these coding sequences:
- the proC gene encoding pyrroline-5-carboxylate reductase produces the protein MNHLSSPIAFIGGGNMASALIGGLLRSGVHAHEVLVVEPWAEQRERLKQAFGIVATEQATPALADAGLVVWAVKPQIFREAAAPCAPHVGEAAQLSVMAGIRTDAIVAATGNRCVVRAMPNTPALIGQGIAGLYARPEVDAGQRSSVEALLAPTGATLWVDREADLDAVTALSGSGPAYVFLFIEALMDAARDMGLTPEQGRALALGTFSGATALAAQSAEPPSVLRERVTSRGGTTHAALVAMQADGVPAAIVRAVRAAQRRAVELGDEFGG